A region from the Paenarthrobacter aurescens genome encodes:
- a CDS encoding LysR family transcriptional regulator translates to MKPNPDDLLILLAVSRSGKFTTAAQALGLNHTTVSRRIAALEKSLGGRVLARAAGGWEVTELGAEAVLVAERIEAAVGALGPSDRAPDPITGVVRMTATDGFSAYIAAPAVARLRREHPGLSVEIVTVTRRALQQRSGLDIEVVVGTPQVHRAEAIRLGEYRLGMYASRAYLADNGTPASIEELTQHQLVYFVDSMLQVDDLDAPRRLVPTMRDGLSSTNVFVHVEATRAGAGVGFLPCFMADRHPDLVRLLPADFAELLPYWMVLRPDSMRRPAVAAVVQGLREETERSREELLGAK, encoded by the coding sequence ATGAAACCGAACCCCGATGACCTCCTCATCTTGCTCGCCGTGTCACGTTCAGGAAAATTCACGACGGCGGCACAAGCCTTGGGACTGAACCACACCACCGTTTCGCGCAGGATAGCGGCACTGGAGAAGTCCTTGGGAGGCCGGGTCCTCGCACGTGCCGCCGGTGGTTGGGAAGTGACGGAATTGGGTGCGGAAGCCGTGTTGGTCGCGGAACGGATCGAAGCTGCGGTGGGTGCGCTGGGGCCGAGCGACCGCGCACCAGACCCGATTACCGGCGTCGTTCGCATGACCGCAACCGATGGTTTCAGCGCCTACATCGCGGCACCGGCCGTGGCACGGCTTCGACGCGAGCACCCTGGCCTCAGCGTGGAGATTGTCACCGTGACGCGCAGGGCCTTGCAACAGCGCTCGGGCCTGGACATCGAAGTGGTGGTAGGGACGCCGCAGGTGCACCGGGCCGAAGCGATCCGCCTGGGTGAGTACCGTTTGGGAATGTACGCCTCACGGGCCTACCTGGCTGACAACGGAACACCGGCCAGCATCGAGGAACTCACGCAGCATCAGCTCGTGTACTTCGTGGATTCGATGCTCCAGGTAGATGACCTCGATGCTCCCCGCAGGCTGGTCCCCACCATGCGCGACGGACTGAGTTCAACCAACGTGTTCGTCCATGTGGAAGCCACCCGCGCCGGCGCAGGAGTGGGGTTCCTGCCGTGCTTCATGGCCGACCGGCACCCGGATCTGGTGCGCCTCCTGCCAGCCGACTTCGCCGAGCTCCTCCCCTACTGGATGGTCCTCCGCCCGGACTCCATGCGCCGCCCCGCGGTAGCCGCCGTCGTGCAGGGCCTGCGGGAGGAAACGGAGCGGAGTCGGGAGGAGTTGCTGGGGGCGAAGTAG
- a CDS encoding ABC transporter ATP-binding protein, whose protein sequence is MSEELKEIAVTDVVAAAFGALSGPVRGIGSRLHAENVSLGYSGRTVSQALDVRIPDGEFTVIVGPNACGKSTLLRALSRLLEPTSGSVLLDGKSISAYGAKEVARRLGLLPQTSIAPDGITVADLVARGRYPHQKLLRQWSEADEAAVVDALEATNVTSLSGRLVDELSGGQRQRVWVAMVLAQQTPLLLLDEPTTFLDIAHQIELLELFRRLNREGNTLVAVLHDLNHACRYATHLIAMKDGAVVAEGRPADVVTAELVEHVFGLPCIVIEDPVSHTPLVIPLGT, encoded by the coding sequence ATGAGTGAAGAACTGAAGGAGATTGCTGTGACTGATGTGGTGGCTGCTGCTTTTGGTGCGTTGTCCGGGCCCGTCCGAGGAATCGGTTCGCGGCTCCACGCCGAGAATGTGAGCCTTGGCTACTCCGGCCGCACGGTGTCACAGGCGCTTGATGTGCGCATTCCCGATGGTGAGTTCACGGTGATCGTGGGCCCGAATGCCTGCGGAAAGTCGACGCTCCTGCGCGCGCTGTCACGGCTGCTGGAGCCCACATCGGGGTCTGTGCTTTTGGACGGCAAAAGCATCTCAGCCTACGGGGCCAAGGAAGTAGCCCGACGGTTGGGACTCCTGCCGCAAACCTCCATAGCGCCCGACGGAATTACCGTGGCGGACCTGGTTGCCCGGGGGCGCTACCCGCACCAGAAATTGCTTCGTCAGTGGTCCGAGGCTGATGAGGCCGCAGTAGTTGATGCGCTGGAGGCCACCAACGTGACTTCACTGTCCGGCCGCTTGGTGGATGAGCTCTCCGGAGGTCAGCGGCAACGCGTGTGGGTGGCCATGGTTCTTGCCCAGCAAACCCCATTGCTGCTTTTGGATGAACCCACCACATTCCTGGATATCGCGCACCAGATTGAGCTCCTGGAACTGTTCCGGCGGCTCAATCGCGAAGGCAACACCCTGGTGGCCGTGCTCCACGATCTCAACCATGCCTGCCGCTACGCCACGCACCTGATTGCCATGAAGGACGGGGCGGTGGTCGCGGAGGGTCGCCCAGCCGATGTAGTCACGGCCGAGTTGGTGGAGCACGTGTTCGGCTTGCCGTGCATCGTGATCGAGGACCCCGTGAGCCACACACCGCTGGTGATCCCGCTGGGGACTTGA